In Flavobacteriaceae bacterium, the following proteins share a genomic window:
- a CDS encoding TPM domain-containing protein: MPTTVEDFLTASEEQEVIEAIRLAEKNTSGEIRVHIEKTSNNTLNKRALEVFSILKMHNTKLRNGVLIYVAVEEKAFVIYGDKGINDVVSSDFWNTTKKSIEDHFKNKNFKQGLVTGIETAGIQLKKYFPVTGINEDELPNEISFN, translated from the coding sequence ATGCCTACTACTGTAGAAGATTTTTTAACAGCTTCTGAAGAACAAGAAGTGATTGAGGCTATACGTTTGGCTGAAAAAAACACGTCGGGAGAAATTCGTGTACATATCGAAAAAACTTCTAACAATACTTTAAATAAACGTGCTTTGGAAGTATTCTCTATCTTAAAAATGCACAATACTAAACTTCGTAATGGTGTATTAATTTACGTTGCTGTAGAAGAAAAAGCGTTTGTAATTTATGGTGATAAAGGGATTAATGATGTTGTTTCTTCAGATTTCTGGAATACCACTAAAAAAAGTATAGAAGATCACTTTAAAAATAAAAACTTCAAACAAGGTTTAGTTACAGGTATAGAAACTGCTGGTATACAATTAAAAAAATACTTTCCAGTTACAGGCATAAATGAAGATGAATTACCCAACGAGATCTCTTTCAACTAA
- a CDS encoding TPM domain-containing protein, translating into MLKHKYIIGLITLFISLSFTQTYAQFEIPEQPKLQTSVYDYIKLLSISEKNTLEQKLIKYSDTTSTQIVIAIINSTEGENITYLGATWGEKWGIGQEKEDNGILILLARNDRRIAINTGKGIEHLVTDAMSRRIIERDIIPFFKQNDYYGGLNRGVDAIFEVMTGEYQGTRKSNSDEFPFGVIIFLFVVFIVFLIAISKNRRGGGGRNGGSRKRDTVVDIIDTIILSNSGRGGYRRSSGGFGGFGGSSGGGFSGGGFGGGFGGGSFGGGGASGGW; encoded by the coding sequence ATGCTGAAACATAAATACATAATCGGTCTTATTACGTTATTTATAAGCTTAAGTTTTACCCAAACTTATGCACAATTTGAGATTCCTGAACAACCAAAACTCCAAACTAGTGTTTATGATTATATTAAATTGCTTTCTATCTCAGAAAAAAACACTTTAGAACAAAAGCTCATAAAATATTCTGACACTACTTCTACACAAATTGTAATCGCTATTATTAATTCTACTGAAGGAGAAAACATAACTTATTTAGGAGCTACTTGGGGTGAAAAATGGGGGATTGGTCAAGAAAAAGAAGATAATGGTATTTTAATATTATTAGCTAGAAATGACAGAAGAATTGCTATAAATACTGGAAAAGGTATTGAACATTTGGTTACAGATGCAATGTCTAGGCGTATTATAGAGCGTGACATCATTCCTTTTTTTAAACAAAACGATTATTATGGTGGTTTAAATCGAGGTGTGGATGCTATTTTTGAAGTTATGACAGGTGAGTATCAAGGTACTAGAAAAAGTAATTCTGATGAATTTCCTTTTGGTGTTATTATATTTCTATTTGTTGTTTTTATTGTATTTCTTATTGCTATTTCAAAAAATCGCAGAGGTGGAGGCGGCAGAAATGGAGGTAGCCGAAAACGAGACACAGTAGTTGATATTATAGACACTATTATTCTCAGTAATTCTGGTCGTGGAGGTTACAGACGCAGCTCTGGAGGGTTTGGCGGTTTTGGAGGAAGTTCAGGAGGAGGGTTCTCTGGAGGCGGTTTTGGAGGAGGATTTGGTGGCGGTAGTTTTGGCGGCGGTGGTGCTTCTGGTGGTTGGTAA
- a CDS encoding MerR family transcriptional regulator — MHINLPEKLYYSIGEVAKAFNVNTSLLRFWEKEFDILKPKKNAKGNRKFTPEDIKNLKFIYHLVKERGFTLEGAKIHLKEEKKKSLHNFEIISKLEGVKNQLIQLKTNL; from the coding sequence ATGCATATTAATCTCCCAGAAAAGTTATATTACAGTATTGGCGAAGTTGCCAAGGCTTTTAACGTCAATACATCTTTACTGCGATTTTGGGAAAAAGAATTTGATATTTTAAAACCCAAAAAGAATGCTAAGGGTAATCGAAAATTTACACCTGAAGATATTAAGAACTTAAAATTTATTTATCATCTAGTTAAAGAACGTGGTTTTACACTTGAAGGTGCAAAAATTCATTTAAAGGAAGAAAAGAAAAAATCACTTCATAATTTTGAAATTATTAGCAAGCTAGAAGGTGTAAAAAATCAGCTTATACAATTAAAAACCAACCTATAA
- a CDS encoding TetR/AcrR family transcriptional regulator: protein MKLETRKDEIIKTSAILFKEKGYSAVTMRDIAKTMGIKASSLYNHISSKQEILKEIIISLAEQFTQGMSEILNSKETSIEKLKHIITLHVAIASNNTDGMASLNNDWMHLEGQLDYYLKLRHNYEDNFRRIIIEGIDNNEIVNSKPDVILFSVLSTLRSLYLWIPKKEDLNSDELADNLSRVLINGINK from the coding sequence ATGAAGCTAGAAACACGTAAAGACGAAATTATTAAAACTTCTGCAATCCTCTTTAAGGAAAAAGGATATAGTGCAGTAACAATGCGTGATATAGCTAAAACTATGGGCATTAAGGCATCTAGTTTATATAATCACATTAGTTCTAAACAAGAAATTTTAAAAGAGATTATTATTTCATTAGCAGAGCAATTTACTCAAGGTATGAGTGAGATACTAAATTCTAAAGAAACTAGCATCGAAAAATTAAAACATATAATAACTCTTCATGTTGCTATTGCTAGTAACAATACAGATGGGATGGCATCTTTAAATAATGATTGGATGCATTTAGAAGGGCAATTGGATTATTATTTAAAATTACGTCATAATTATGAAGATAATTTTAGACGTATTATTATTGAAGGAATAGATAATAACGAAATTGTTAATTCGAAACCAGATGTTATTCTTTTTTCAGTACTCTCTACACTACGTTCACTTTATCTTTGGATTCCTAAAAAAGAAGATTTGAACTCCGATGAACTTGCAGATAATTTAAGTAGAGTTCTTATAAATGGAATTAACAAATAA
- a CDS encoding aromatic amino acid hydroxylase: protein MKQIESNPLIDRLPPHLKQFIKPQQYEDYTPINQAVWRYVMRKSIDYLSQVAHYSYSDGLQKTGISIDSIPSMYGMNRILKDIGWAAVAVDGFIPPNAFMEFQAYKVLVIASDIRQLENIEYTPAPDIIHEAAGHAPIIANPDYAEYLRRFGEIGAKAILSSHDNDMYEAVRKLSILKEAPNSTQTEIDEADALVNELQNKKVPFSEMAQIRNLHWWTVEYGMIGSVKDPKIYGAGLLSSIGESTWCMSDKVKKIPYSIDAAHKEFDITKPQPQLYVTPDFSYLMEVLEEFTGSMALRKGGFRGLQKLIDSKKIGTIELNTGLQISGVFTKMIKDEDNNVVFFKTEGPTALANREKELIGHGTEVHPSGFSSPIGKLKGINLAIEDMGPRDLKAYNFYDNKRIAFEYESGITIEGLNITGIRNINGKLILIQFEDCTVTYRGDVLFSPEDGTFDLAVGCNIVSAYAGSADYRSFDNLYHVSKSKTIKIEKDAETLALENLYQTVRNIRNSKNIEESEIKTIFNSLLKNHSEDWLLVTEIFELIQVTNFEGLKTEVSKHLENLKSNRPEISHLIDSGIALLK from the coding sequence ATGAAGCAAATAGAGAGCAATCCATTAATTGATAGATTACCACCTCATTTAAAACAATTTATAAAACCTCAACAATACGAAGATTACACTCCCATAAATCAAGCAGTATGGCGTTATGTAATGCGTAAAAGCATTGATTATTTATCTCAAGTTGCACATTATTCATATTCTGATGGCTTGCAAAAAACAGGTATTTCTATTGATTCTATTCCTAGTATGTATGGAATGAATCGCATTTTAAAAGACATTGGTTGGGCTGCTGTTGCTGTAGATGGGTTTATACCTCCAAATGCATTTATGGAGTTCCAAGCTTATAAAGTATTAGTTATTGCTAGTGACATTCGTCAATTAGAGAATATAGAATACACTCCAGCTCCTGACATTATTCATGAAGCCGCTGGTCACGCCCCTATTATTGCAAACCCTGATTATGCAGAATATTTACGTCGTTTTGGAGAAATTGGAGCCAAAGCCATTTTATCGTCTCATGATAACGATATGTACGAAGCTGTTCGTAAATTATCTATTCTTAAAGAAGCACCTAATTCTACTCAAACAGAAATTGATGAAGCTGATGCTTTGGTAAACGAATTACAAAATAAGAAAGTGCCATTTTCTGAAATGGCGCAAATTAGAAATTTGCATTGGTGGACAGTAGAATATGGAATGATTGGTTCTGTTAAAGATCCAAAAATTTATGGTGCTGGCTTATTATCTTCCATAGGAGAGAGCACTTGGTGTATGTCTGACAAAGTAAAAAAAATACCTTATTCTATAGATGCTGCCCATAAAGAGTTTGATATTACAAAACCTCAACCACAATTATATGTTACTCCAGATTTCTCTTATTTAATGGAAGTTTTAGAAGAATTTACAGGTTCTATGGCACTTAGGAAAGGTGGTTTTAGAGGGTTACAAAAGCTCATAGATTCAAAAAAAATAGGAACTATTGAACTCAATACCGGCTTACAAATTTCTGGAGTCTTTACTAAAATGATTAAAGACGAAGATAACAATGTTGTCTTTTTTAAAACTGAAGGCCCGACAGCTTTGGCTAATCGCGAAAAAGAGCTTATTGGTCATGGTACAGAAGTTCATCCTAGTGGGTTTAGTTCACCTATTGGAAAATTAAAAGGTATTAATCTAGCAATTGAAGATATGGGGCCTCGCGATTTAAAGGCTTATAATTTTTATGACAATAAGCGTATTGCCTTTGAATATGAAAGCGGGATTACTATTGAAGGGTTAAACATCACAGGGATCAGAAATATTAATGGAAAATTAATTCTTATTCAGTTTGAAGATTGTACAGTAACTTATAGAGGAGATGTTTTATTTAGCCCTGAAGATGGTACTTTTGATTTAGCTGTAGGTTGCAACATTGTATCTGCTTACGCTGGTAGTGCCGACTATAGGTCTTTTGATAATTTATATCACGTTTCAAAATCTAAAACGATAAAAATTGAAAAAGATGCTGAAACTTTGGCTTTAGAAAATTTGTATCAAACTGTTAGAAATATCAGAAATTCTAAAAACATTGAAGAAAGTGAGATCAAAACTATTTTTAATAGTTTATTAAAAAATCATTCAGAAGATTGGTTACTCGTGACAGAAATTTTTGAATTAATTCAAGTCACAAATTTTGAAGGCTTAAAAACTGAAGTTTCTAAACATTTAGAAAATTTAAAATCTAATCGTCCTGAGATTTCTCATTTAATTGATAGTGGAATAGCACTTTTAAAATAA
- a CDS encoding GSCFA domain-containing protein — protein MNLQTQIPLKPETYNPIDYKSKLFLLGSCFVENIGNKLSYFKFQNTLNPIGILFHPKSIEALITNAINEKEYTEEDVFFQNEQWHCFDAHSKLSSSSKEDLLDSLNAQIRLTNQQVNESTHIIITLGTAWIYRFIETDTYVANCHKVPQKKFLKELLSVDEIETSLQAIISLIKSINSKATIVFTVSPIRHIKDGFLENTQSKAHLISAIHKIVEPREFLHYFPSYEIMMDELRDYRFYAEDMLHPNTTAINYIWNKFKCAWITPEIYNTMDEVETIQKGLSHKPFNPNAPAHQQFLQNLENKKKSLQSKHGIIFY, from the coding sequence TTGAACCTTCAAACACAAATCCCTTTAAAACCTGAGACCTATAATCCAATCGATTATAAATCTAAATTATTTTTATTGGGATCTTGTTTTGTTGAAAATATAGGAAATAAACTAAGTTATTTTAAGTTTCAAAACACTTTAAATCCTATTGGGATACTATTTCATCCAAAATCTATTGAAGCGTTAATTACTAATGCTATTAATGAAAAAGAATATACAGAAGAAGATGTTTTTTTTCAAAATGAGCAATGGCATTGTTTTGATGCACATTCAAAACTAAGTAGTTCTTCAAAAGAAGATTTGTTAGATAGTTTAAATGCACAAATCAGGTTGACCAATCAACAGGTTAATGAATCTACCCATATCATAATCACATTAGGTACAGCTTGGATTTATCGTTTTATTGAAACGGATACTTATGTTGCAAACTGTCATAAAGTACCTCAAAAAAAGTTTTTAAAAGAGCTGTTATCTGTTGACGAAATTGAAACTTCATTACAAGCAATTATCAGTTTAATAAAAAGTATTAATTCTAAAGCTACTATTGTATTTACAGTATCCCCTATACGTCATATTAAAGATGGTTTTTTAGAGAACACACAGAGTAAAGCACATTTAATTTCTGCAATACATAAAATTGTTGAACCTCGAGAATTTTTACACTATTTTCCATCTTACGAAATCATGATGGACGAGTTAAGGGACTATCGTTTTTATGCTGAAGATATGTTACATCCAAATACAACAGCGATTAACTACATTTGGAATAAATTTAAATGTGCATGGATTACTCCAGAAATTTATAATACGATGGATGAAGTAGAAACAATTCAAAAAGGCTTATCTCACAAACCATTTAATCCAAATGCACCAGCACATCAACAATTTCTGCAGAATTTAGAAAATAAAAAGAAATCGCTACAATCTAAACATGGTATTATATTTTATTAG
- the paaK gene encoding phenylacetate-CoA oxygenase/reductase subunit PaaK, producing MADFYPIKVADIYKETKDCSVISFDIPENLQSEFTFKQGQYLTLRKQINDEDVRRSYSLCSSPLDKQWKVAVKQIQGGVFSTYVNTELKRGDILQIMQPEGNFFVDINAKASKNYIAFAAGSGITPMLSIIKTHLLAEPESTFKLFYLNRTVKSIIFKEEIEMLKNQFFGRFQVFYFLTKEQRDIPFLNGRFDKEKLEVLTKTFIDIEDTDHCFICGPQEMIFLIRDHLEETGLDKDKIHYELFFSGSDASDAQIAEVLEQKVEGTEVTIIDGGKEFHFTMDDDFDNVLDGALAAGADLPYACKGGVCSTCKCKIVEGSVEMKVNYALEENEVKQNLVLSCQAVPTSDKIIVDFDV from the coding sequence ATGGCAGATTTTTATCCTATAAAAGTTGCAGATATATATAAAGAGACAAAGGATTGCTCTGTAATTTCTTTTGATATCCCTGAAAACCTTCAGAGTGAGTTTACGTTTAAACAAGGTCAATACTTAACACTACGTAAGCAGATTAACGATGAAGATGTACGTCGCTCTTATTCACTATGCTCAAGTCCATTAGATAAACAATGGAAAGTAGCAGTAAAACAAATTCAAGGAGGTGTATTTTCAACATATGTAAATACAGAGTTAAAACGTGGAGATATTTTGCAAATAATGCAACCTGAAGGTAATTTCTTTGTAGATATAAATGCTAAAGCTTCAAAAAATTATATAGCATTTGCAGCTGGTAGTGGTATTACACCAATGTTGTCTATTATAAAAACACACTTACTGGCAGAACCAGAAAGTACATTCAAATTATTTTATTTAAACCGTACTGTAAAATCAATTATCTTTAAAGAAGAAATAGAAATGCTTAAAAATCAGTTTTTTGGGCGTTTTCAAGTGTTTTATTTTCTAACTAAAGAGCAGCGCGATATACCATTTTTAAATGGTCGTTTTGATAAAGAAAAGCTAGAAGTGTTAACCAAAACATTTATAGATATCGAAGATACCGATCACTGTTTTATTTGTGGTCCACAAGAAATGATTTTCTTAATTCGTGATCATTTAGAAGAAACGGGTTTAGATAAAGATAAAATACATTATGAATTGTTCTTCTCAGGGAGTGATGCTTCTGATGCTCAAATTGCAGAAGTGTTAGAGCAAAAAGTAGAAGGTACAGAAGTGACAATTATTGATGGCGGAAAAGAGTTTCACTTTACTATGGATGATGACTTTGATAATGTTTTAGATGGAGCTCTGGCTGCAGGTGCAGATTTACCTTATGCTTGTAAAGGTGGTGTATGTAGTACATGCAAATGTAAAATTGTAGAAGGCTCAGTAGAAATGAAAGTGAATTATGCTCTTGAAGAAAATGAAGTAAAACAGAATTTGGTATTAAGTTGTCAGGCTGTACCAACATCAGATAAAATTATTGTTGATTTCGATGTCTAA
- a CDS encoding LemA family protein: MKKWIVPIVIVILIALWGTRVNNSALDLKESATKTWGDVESSYQRRNDLIGNLVKTVQGSADFEKSTLESVISARAKATAVNIDPSNITPEQLAQFNQAQSGLSSALSRLLVTVERYPDLKSNTNFLELQSQLEGTENRINIARDRFNEAVEPYNKYVKKIPNKLITGLLGFDGMEYFKAEEGSEKAPDVEFDFK; encoded by the coding sequence ATGAAAAAATGGATTGTACCTATAGTAATTGTAATACTCATTGCATTATGGGGAACAAGAGTAAACAACTCTGCTTTAGATTTAAAAGAGAGCGCAACAAAAACATGGGGAGATGTCGAAAGTAGTTATCAACGTAGGAACGACCTTATAGGTAATTTAGTAAAAACGGTTCAAGGATCTGCAGATTTTGAAAAAAGTACATTAGAGTCAGTTATTAGTGCAAGAGCCAAAGCAACTGCTGTAAATATTGACCCTTCTAACATTACTCCAGAACAATTAGCACAATTTAACCAAGCCCAAAGTGGTTTAAGCAGTGCTCTATCACGTTTATTAGTAACTGTCGAGCGTTATCCAGATTTAAAATCCAATACAAATTTTTTGGAATTACAATCGCAATTAGAAGGTACAGAGAATCGTATTAATATTGCCAGAGATCGCTTTAATGAAGCTGTAGAACCTTATAACAAGTATGTAAAAAAAATACCTAATAAGCTTATTACTGGTCTTTTAGGATTTGATGGAATGGAGTACTTTAAAGCAGAAGAAGGTAGTGAGAAAGCGCCAGATGTAGAATTTGACTTCAAATAA
- a CDS encoding M23 family peptidase: protein MSKVKYYYDSETLSYRRVVRKKRTTFKYISMFLLGSALFGFLFIFIAGQYFESPKEKALTRELQNVKLQFELLNKKLDETEIVLANIEERDNTIYRLYFEANPIPKEQRRAGFGGINRYKKFEGYDNSQLIIESNKRLDIIQKQIVVQSKSLDEIAVLAEDKEKFLETIPAIQPVTNEELTRIASGYGYRSDPFTKVRKFHHGMDFTAPRGTPVYATGDGIVKRADAGATGYGKHIRIDHGYGYVSLYAHLYKYNVKRNQKVKRGDVIGFVGSTGRSQAPHLHYEIFKDKVRINPINFYYGNLSADEFAKLLEKASLENQSLD, encoded by the coding sequence ATGTCTAAGGTAAAATATTATTACGATTCTGAAACTTTATCATACCGAAGAGTTGTTCGTAAAAAACGAACTACTTTCAAGTATATTTCTATGTTTTTATTAGGATCTGCTTTATTTGGGTTTTTATTTATTTTTATTGCTGGACAATATTTTGAATCTCCAAAAGAAAAAGCTTTAACAAGGGAATTGCAAAATGTAAAACTCCAGTTTGAGTTACTCAATAAAAAATTAGACGAGACCGAAATTGTTTTGGCTAATATTGAGGAAAGGGACAATACAATTTACAGATTATATTTTGAAGCCAATCCAATTCCGAAAGAACAAAGGCGTGCTGGTTTTGGAGGTATTAATCGCTATAAAAAATTTGAAGGATACGATAACTCCCAATTAATTATAGAGTCTAACAAACGTTTAGATATTATTCAAAAGCAAATTGTTGTACAATCTAAATCTCTTGACGAAATTGCTGTATTAGCAGAAGATAAAGAGAAGTTTCTAGAAACTATTCCCGCAATCCAACCTGTTACTAACGAAGAGTTAACTCGAATCGCATCTGGTTATGGTTATCGATCCGATCCATTTACTAAAGTTAGGAAATTTCATCACGGAATGGATTTTACAGCACCAAGAGGCACTCCTGTTTATGCTACTGGAGATGGTATTGTTAAAAGAGCAGATGCTGGTGCTACTGGTTATGGAAAGCATATCAGGATTGATCACGGTTATGGTTACGTAAGTCTATATGCACATTTATACAAGTATAATGTTAAAAGAAATCAGAAGGTTAAGCGAGGAGATGTTATAGGTTTTGTAGGTAGTACTGGGCGTTCGCAAGCGCCACATCTTCACTACGAGATTTTTAAAGATAAAGTCAGGATTAATCCTATTAATTTTTATTATGGAAACCTATCAGCAGATGAATTTGCAAAATTATTAGAGAAAGCTTCATTAGAAAATCAATCTTTAGACTAA
- a CDS encoding alanine--tRNA ligase, translated as MKSQEIRTKFLEFFENKKHSIVPSAPMVLKDDPTLMFVNSGMAPFKEFFLGNAVPKNKRLTDSQKCLRVSGKHNDLEEVGYDTYHHTLFEMLGNWSFGDYFKKEAISWAWELLTEVYGIDKDRLYITIFEGSDDADNLPIDQEALDFWKEIIPEDRILLGDKKDNFWEMGEQGPCGPCSEIHVDIRSDEERTKVSGADLVNQDHPHVVEIWNLVFMQYNRKADKSLENLPDKHIDTGMGFERLCMVLQGVQSNYDTDVFTPLIREIETITKMKYGKLEGIDVAIRVIADHVRAVAFSIADGQLPSNTGAGYVIRRILRRAVRYGFTFLGKKEPFIYRLVDVLSKKMGAAFPELKTQKQLIENVIKEEETSFLRTLDQGLLLLDRIIETTKDKEVSGRKAFELYDTYGFPIDLTALILNEKGLTLDKEGFKAELQKQKDRSRAASEMSTDDWTVLVEDSEEEFVGYDSLEANVKLTRYRKVVSKKDGELYQLVFNVTPFYAEGGGQVGDKGYLEVPNGDVVYILDTKKENNVIIHFSKNLPKHINETFKAVVDSNQRFRTECNHTATHLLHQALREILGTHVEQKGSAVHSKYLRFDFSHFSKVTTEQLRDVENFVNSRIAGKLPLQEHRNVPVEKALKDGAMALFGEKYGDSVRTIRFGQSIELCGGTHVQNTSDIWHFKIKSESAVASGIRRIEAITNDAVKDFYFENNRSLFEIKDLLNNAKDPVKAVSDLQEENTVLRKQIETLLKDKAKGLKGSLINELKNVNGIKFLAKQIDLDATGIKDVAFEIGNQHNNVFLLFGAEQDGKALLSCYISKELVVEKNLNAGQIVRELGKYIQGGGGGQPFFATAGGKNPNGIQDALDNVKQYILPEWKW; from the coding sequence ATGAAGTCTCAGGAAATACGAACTAAGTTTTTAGAATTTTTTGAAAACAAAAAACACAGTATTGTGCCTTCTGCACCAATGGTTCTTAAAGATGATCCAACTTTAATGTTTGTGAATTCTGGGATGGCTCCATTTAAAGAATTTTTTCTTGGTAATGCAGTACCAAAAAATAAAAGATTAACAGATTCTCAAAAATGCTTACGTGTTTCAGGTAAACATAACGATTTAGAAGAAGTAGGGTATGATACTTACCATCATACACTTTTTGAAATGCTGGGAAATTGGAGTTTTGGAGATTATTTTAAAAAAGAAGCAATTTCTTGGGCTTGGGAACTTTTAACTGAAGTTTACGGAATAGATAAAGACAGACTTTATATCACTATTTTTGAAGGAAGTGATGATGCAGATAATTTACCAATAGATCAAGAAGCTTTAGATTTTTGGAAAGAAATAATTCCTGAAGACCGTATTTTATTAGGTGATAAAAAAGATAATTTTTGGGAGATGGGAGAACAAGGACCTTGTGGACCTTGTAGTGAAATTCATGTAGATATTCGTAGTGACGAAGAACGAACAAAAGTTTCTGGTGCAGATTTAGTAAACCAAGATCACCCTCATGTGGTAGAAATCTGGAATTTAGTTTTTATGCAATACAATCGTAAGGCAGATAAATCTTTAGAAAATCTACCGGATAAGCATATAGATACTGGCATGGGGTTTGAACGTTTATGTATGGTATTACAAGGTGTACAATCTAATTACGATACAGATGTATTTACTCCTCTTATTAGAGAAATAGAGACGATTACTAAAATGAAGTATGGTAAGCTTGAAGGTATTGATGTTGCAATACGTGTTATTGCAGATCATGTTCGAGCTGTTGCATTTTCTATTGCAGATGGTCAATTGCCAAGTAATACAGGTGCAGGATATGTGATTCGAAGAATTTTAAGGCGTGCCGTACGTTACGGGTTTACATTTTTAGGTAAAAAAGAACCATTTATTTATAGATTAGTAGACGTGCTTTCTAAAAAAATGGGAGCAGCATTTCCTGAACTTAAAACTCAAAAACAACTTATAGAAAATGTGATTAAAGAGGAAGAAACATCTTTTTTAAGAACTTTAGATCAAGGATTGTTGTTATTAGATAGAATAATAGAAACTACTAAGGATAAAGAAGTTTCAGGAAGAAAAGCTTTTGAACTATATGATACTTATGGATTTCCAATAGATTTAACAGCTTTAATTTTAAATGAAAAAGGTTTAACTCTAGATAAAGAAGGGTTTAAAGCCGAACTACAAAAACAAAAAGATCGTTCTAGAGCAGCTAGTGAAATGTCTACAGATGATTGGACAGTTTTAGTAGAAGATTCTGAAGAAGAGTTTGTTGGATACGATTCGTTAGAAGCAAATGTAAAACTAACTCGATATAGAAAAGTTGTTTCTAAAAAAGATGGAGAGTTATATCAGTTAGTTTTTAATGTGACACCTTTTTATGCTGAAGGAGGAGGACAAGTTGGAGATAAAGGGTATTTAGAAGTGCCAAATGGAGATGTGGTTTATATTTTAGATACTAAAAAAGAGAATAATGTGATTATTCATTTTTCTAAAAATTTACCAAAACACATTAACGAAACGTTTAAAGCTGTTGTAGATTCGAATCAGCGATTTAGAACTGAATGTAATCATACAGCAACACATTTATTACATCAGGCTTTACGAGAAATATTAGGGACACATGTAGAACAAAAAGGATCTGCAGTACATTCTAAATATTTACGTTTTGATTTCTCACATTTCTCTAAAGTAACTACAGAACAGTTAAGAGATGTAGAGAATTTTGTTAACTCCCGTATAGCAGGAAAACTACCGTTACAAGAACACAGAAATGTACCAGTAGAAAAAGCTTTAAAAGATGGAGCAATGGCATTGTTTGGAGAAAAATATGGAGATTCAGTTCGTACTATTCGTTTTGGACAATCAATAGAACTTTGTGGAGGAACACATGTGCAAAACACATCAGATATATGGCATTTTAAAATTAAATCAGAAAGCGCTGTTGCATCAGGAATACGACGTATTGAAGCTATTACTAACGATGCTGTTAAAGATTTTTATTTTGAAAATAATCGTTCGTTATTTGAAATTAAAGATCTATTAAATAATGCTAAAGACCCAGTTAAAGCAGTGTCTGACTTACAAGAAGAAAATACAGTATTAAGAAAGCAAATTGAAACGCTATTAAAAGATAAAGCTAAAGGTTTAAAAGGAAGCCTAATAAATGAATTGAAAAATGTTAACGGAATAAAATTCTTAGCTAAGCAAATAGATTTAGATGCTACAGGAATTAAAGATGTAGCTTTCGAAATAGGAAATCAGCATAACAATGTGTTTTTATTATTTGGAGCAGAACAAGATGGAAAAGCATTATTGTCTTGTTATATTTCGAAAGAACTAGTAGTCGAGAAAAACCTTAATGCTGGACAAATAGTAAGAGAATTAGGGAAGTATATTCAAGGTGGCGGTGGTGGTCAACCGTTTTTTGCTACTGCTGGAGGTAAAAACCCTAATGGGATCCAAGACGCTTTAGATAATGTAAAGCAATATATTCTACCAGAATGGAAATGGTGA